One segment of Alnus glutinosa chromosome 2, dhAlnGlut1.1, whole genome shotgun sequence DNA contains the following:
- the LOC133859600 gene encoding phenolic glucoside malonyltransferase 1-like, with translation MAPNNSVKVVEVFRVSPPPSSPDSGSPRSLPLTLFDLIWLRFPPVQRVFFYEISPTKAPLLDSILPNLKHSLSLTLQHYLPLAGTLTWPKDSHKPIINYIEGDSVSFTLAESSADFYHLSGNDFVEAEEYHPLVPHLPTSHEQAQVLALQLTMFSNCGFCVGITAHHAVLDGKSSTMFMKSWAYLCKHGGDGLWSMPPELTPSYDRTVVKDPAGLEGIFLNQWMNHDGPNNKSLMVWELKAPPDLVRGTFLLTRPKLQKLRQLITTAVEERNEQTQPLHLSTFAITCAYTWVCLAKAEGIMDTKFLLVITVDARSRLEAPIPGTYFGNCISGHAVVAQRNELLGEEGVAVAINSISEAIISLDDGVLRGAENYLPMIFALKTDRVVGIAGSPRFELYNTDFGWGRPRKVEMISIAKTGAICLTDSRDGAGGIEVGLFLKKHEMEVFASLFSSGLEAL, from the coding sequence ATGGCACCCAATAACTCGGTGAAAGTAGTTGAGGTTTTCCGGGTGTCACCGCCACCAAGCTCGCCAGACTCAGGCAGCCCAAGGTCTCTTCCTCTCACCTTGTTTGACTTAATCTGGCTAAGATTCCCCCCAGTCCAGCGAGTTTTCTTCTATGAAATCTCTCCTACTAAAGCACCCTTGTTGGATTCCATTCTTCCAAACCTCAAACACTCACTCTCCCTCACCCTCCAACACTATCTCCCTCTTGCCGGAACCCTCACTTGGCCTAAGGATTCCCACAAACCCATCATCAATTACATAGAGGGCGATTCAGTTTCCTTCACTCTTGCCGAGTCCAGTGCCGATTTCTACCATCTCTCAGGGAACGACTTTGTTGAAGCAGAGGAATACCATCCCCTCGTACCCCATTTGCCAACATCCCATGAACAAGCCCAGGTGTTGGCGTTGCAACTCACAATGTTCTCAAACTGCGGCTTTTGCGTTGGAATCACCGCACACCACGCTGTTCTCGACGGCAAAAGTTCAACCATGTTTATGAAATCATGGGCCTACTTGTGCAAACACGGAGGAGACGGTTTGTGGTCCATGCCACCGGAGCTAACACCATCCTACGACAGGACGGTTGTCAAGGACCCGGCTGGGCTGGAGGGAATCTTCCTGAACCAGTGGATGAACCATGATGGCCCAAACAACAAGAGCCTGATGGTATGGGAACTAAAAGCTCCACCGGATCTCGTACGAGGCACATTCCTGTTGACTCGTCCAAAACTGCAAAAGCTCAGGCAATTGATAACCACCGCGGTGGAGGAGAGGAATGAACAAACACAACCACTTCACTTATCAACGTTTGCAATAACATGTGCCTACACGTGGGTTTGTCTAGCCAAGGCAGAAGGAATAATGGACACCAAATTCCTTCTTGTCATTACTGTGGACGCCAGAAGTCGATTAGAGGCTCCTATCCCCGGGACTTATTTTGGAAATTGCATATCGGGTCATGCGGTGGTTGCGCAGAGAAATGAGCTATTGGGGGAAGAGGGGGTGGCTGTGGCCATAAATTCCATTAGCGAAGCTATAATAAGTTTGGATGATGGGGTTCTAAGGGGGGCTGAAAACTATCTGCCGATGATATTTGCTTTAAAGACTGACAGAGTGGTTGGAATTGCCGGGTCACCTCGGTTTGAGCTTTACAATACTGATTTTGGGTGGGGAAGGCCAAGGAAGGTGGAGATGATATCCATAGCTAAAACAGGAGCTATATGTCTTACGGATAGTAGAGATGGCGCTGGAGGAATAGAAGTAGGATTGTTTTTGAAGAAACATGAAATGGAAGTGTTTGCTTCATTGTTTTCCAGCGGTCTTGAAGCCCTGTAA
- the LOC133860534 gene encoding uncharacterized protein LOC133860534: MSSDKSNKWPPEDEDLLVQLLLQCVQNGSIIRGTANKNLWVSLASAMAPSASKVWTPGQISSKYGRLRDDHSAFSALLNHETGFGWDPILNTVSGTPTQWERAKMVDPKIGRFKAKGCRNYEELGVIFNRSTATSILSRSSARSPPNTDEEADLMHRMQTEGIHVWDAGVGCTGQPEGHPSPTFVDLDSPHDEEIGGPSIVRGRRRGKEPMVEATRGRENAPARSIGLGVSMGSSGKGSSGKKSSRESRASVIRSKQALYDEMKELAIARRESIQQQIPADLSSTQHFSTGKSAPPINQAIAVLNELQDEITLDTYVAASIQLLDEKLQNLFLLWNKEHRLLWLSKVKPLD, translated from the exons ATGTCAAGCGATAAATCAAATAAGTGGCCACCAGAGGATGAGGACCTACTTGTCCAACTTTTACTCCAATGTGTGCAAAACGGTTCCATTATCCGAGGGACCGCGAATAAGAATTTGTGGGTGTCCCTAGCCAGTGCCATGGCTCCGAGTGCGAGTAAAGTCTGGACTCCTGGCCAGATATCATCGAAATATGGAAGGTTGCGAGACGACCACAGCGCCTTTTCTGCTCTGTTAAATCATGAAACTGGCTTTGGCTGGGATCCAATACTAAACACAGTTTCAGGCACCCCGACGCAATGGGAGCGAGCGAAGATG GTGGATCCGAAAATTGGTCGGTTCAAAGCAAAAGGGTGCCGTAACTATGAGGAACTCGGGGTCATATTCAATCGGTCCACAGCAACTAGCATTCTCAGCCGGTCCTCCGCACGGTCCCCGCCAAACACCGATGAGGAAGCAGATCTTATGCACCGTATGCAAACAGAAGGCATACACGTGTGGGATGCTGGGGTAGGTTGTACAGGTCAACCCGAAGGTCATCCGTCACCCACATTTGTTGACCTTGACAGTCCGCATGATGAGGAGATTGGTGGACCTTCGATTGTTAGGGGTCGTCGTAGAGGGAAGGAGCCAATGGTGGAGGCTACAAGGGGTAGGGAAAATGCCCCGGCACGTAGTATCGGATTGGGCGTCAGCATGGGATCTTCAGGGAAAGGATCCTCAGGTAAAAAATCCTCCAGGGAATCAAGAGCGAGTGTAATTCGTTCGAAGCAGGCTCTGTATGATGAGATGAAGGAGCTGGCGATAGCAAGAAGAGAATCCATACAGCAGCAAATTCCGGCGGACTTGAGTTCGACGCAACATTTCAGCACTGGCAAATCCGCACCTCCAATAAACCAAGCAATCGCCGTGCTTAATGAGTTGCAGGATGAAATTACACTCGATACTTACGTGGCTGCATCAATTCAGCTATTAGatgaaaaacttcaaaacttgTTTCTCCTTTGGAACAAAGAACACAGATTGCTTTGGCTATCAAAGGTCAAGCCCCTGGATTGA
- the LOC133860533 gene encoding uncharacterized protein LOC133860533 encodes MDGSNLPFVPAYGNIDDEIDDDIFFLLSAIDSSDDDENTKMPQRNLPLRGGMYITYMLNGHPEPCFQMFRMEPPDFIALCFELRERRLIKSTRNLDVEESVAIFLVLTGHCQGQRIAANRFQHSTETINRHYNKVLKALGHLAKVYIKVRHRTGVHPHVQGNPKYYPWFKDCIGAVDGTHIKAQIPAEHQRLYRGRKNECTHNIMAICDFDMLFTFVYAGWEGSANDGRIFKDAVTTDQGFEWPTDGHYYVADSAYPCTRGFLPPYKGERYHLSHFRNRPLPRGYKELFNFRHSSLRMMIENCFARLKRRWRILYDMPRYLLTRQPGIIMACCTLHNFIGTRNSNDQIFNGTDAAEPETSEQPYAYGNNDEVGPSHSGQYDFSSAAGIEMANFREGIAQAMWDNAHGNEDGDN; translated from the exons ATGGACGGATCTAACCTGCCTTTCGTACCCGCATATGGAAATATAGATGATGAAATTGATGacgatattttctttttattgagtGCGATTGACTCATCAGACGACGATGAAAACACCAAAATGCCGCAACGCAACTTGCCATTACGAGGGGGCATGTACATAACATACATGCTGAACGGTCACCCAGAGCCGTGTTTTCAAATGTTTCGTATGGAGCCACCAGATTTTATagctttgtgttttgagttgagGGAGCGCCGACTCATAAAGAGTACAAGGAACCTTGATGTTGAGGAAAGTGTTGCTATATTTCTTGTGCTTACTGGGCACTGCCAAGGGCAGCGGATCGCTGCCAATCGCTTCCAACACTCCACGGAGACAATAAACCGGCATTATAATAAGGTGTTGAAAGCACTGGGCCATCTGGCCAAGGTCTACATCAAAGTGAGACATAGGACTGGGGTGCACCCACATGTACAGGGTAATCCTAAATATTATCCTTGGTTCAAG GATTGTATTGGTGCAGTCGACGGCACACACATAAAGGCCCAAATCCCAGCAGAGCACCAACGCCTCTATCGTGGCCGGAAAAATGAATGCACACATAACATTATGGCAATATGCGATTTTGATATGTTATTCACGTTCGTGTACGCTGGCTGGGAGGGATCCGCGAACGATGGCCGCATTTTCAAGGATGCTGTTACAACTGACCAAGGCTTTGAGTGGCCTACAGATG gGCACTATTATGTGGCTGATTCTGCATACCCATGCACACGAGGTTTCTTGCCTCCGTATAAAGGGGAGAGGTATCATCTCTCCCATTTTCGTAATAGGCCTCTGCCCCGTGGGTACAAGGAATTGTTTAATTTCAGACACTCCTCACTACGAATGATGATTGAGAACTGCTTCGCTAGATTAAAGAGGAGATGGCGTATTTTGTACGATATGCCTAGGTACTTATTGACACGTCAACCTGGCATTATCATGGCATGCTGTACACTGCACAACTTCATCGGGACACGTAATTCAAATGATCAAATATTCAACGGCACTGATGCAGCAGAACCAGAGACGAGTGAGCAGCCTTATGCATATGGCAACAATGATGAGGTAGGCCCCTCGCATTCAGGACAGTATGACTTCTCATCTGCAGCTGGCATTGAAATGGCCAATTTTAGAGAAGGCATTGCACAAGCAATGTGGGATAATGCACATGGAAACGAAGATggagataattaa
- the LOC133859598 gene encoding phenolic glucoside malonyltransferase 1-like, with the protein MAPNNSVKVVEVFRVSPPPSSPDSGSPRSLPLTLFDLIWLRFPPVQRVFFYEISPTNAPFLDSILPNLKHSLSLTLQHYLPLAGTLTWPKDSHKPIINYTEGDSVSFTLAESSADFYHLSGNDFVEAEEYHPLVPHLPTSHEQAQVLALQLTMFSNCGFCVGITAHHAVLDGKSSTMFMKSWAYLCKQGGDGLSSMPPELTPSFDRTVVKDPAGLEGIFLNQWMNHDGPNNRSLMVWELKAPPDLVRGTFLLTRPKLQKLRQLITTAVEERNEQTQPLHLSTFAITCAYTWVCLAKAEGVMDTKFLLVITVDARSRLEAPIPGTYFGNCISGRAVVAERNELLGEEGVAVAINAISETVKSLDDGVLRGAENNLPMIFALKTDRLVGIAGSPRFELYNTDFGWGRPRKVEMISIAKTGAICLTDSRDGAGGIEVGLFLKKHEMEVFASLFFSGLEAL; encoded by the coding sequence ATGGCACCCAATAACTCGGTGAAAGTAGTTGAGGTTTTCCGGGTGTCACCGCCACCAAGCTCACCAGACTCAGGCAGCCCAAGGTCTCTTCCTCTCACCTTGTTTGACTTAATCTGGCTAAGATTCCCCCCAGTCCAGCGAGTTTTCTTCTATGAAATCTCTCCTACTAACGCACCCTTCTTGGATTCCATTCTTCCAAACCTCAAACACTCACTCTCCCTCACCCTCCAACACTATCTCCCTCTTGCCGGAACACTCACTTGGCCTAAGGATTCCCACAAACCCATCATCAATTACACAGAGGGAGATTCAGTTTCCTTCACTCTTGCCGAGTCCAGCGCCGATTTCTACCATCTCTCAGGGAACGACTTTGTTGAAGCAGAGGAATACCATCCCCTCGTACCCCATTTGCCAACATCCCATGAACAAGCCCAGGTGTTGGCGTTGCAACTCACAATGTTCTCAAACTGCGGCTTTTGCGTTGGAATCACCGCACACCACGCTGTTCTCGACGGCAAAAGTTCAACCATGTTTATGAAATCATGGGCCTACTTGTGCAAACAAGGAGGAGACGGTTTGTCGTCCATGCCACCGGAGCTAACACCATCCTTCGACAGGACGGTTGTCAAGGACCCGGCTGGGCTGGAGGGAATCTTCCTGAACCAGTGGATGAACCATGATGGCCCAAACAACAGGAGCCTGATGGTATGGGAACTAAAAGCTCCACCGGATCTCGTACGAGGCACATTCCTGTTGACTCGTCCAAAACTGCAAAAGCTCAGGCAATTGATAACCACCGCGGTGGAGGAGAGGAATGAACAAACACAACCACTTCACTTATCAACGTTTGCAATAACATGTGCCTACACGTGGGTTTGTCTAGCCAAGGCAGAAGGAGTAATGGACACCAAATTCCTTCTTGTCATTACCGTGGACGCCAGAAGTCGATTAGAGGCTCCTATCCCCGGGACTTATTTTGGAAATTGCATATCGGGTCGTGCGGTGGTTGCGGAGAGAAATGAGCTATTGGGGGAAGAGGGGGTGGCTGTGGCCATAAATGCTATCAGCGAAACTGTAAAAAGTTTGGATGATGGGGTTCTAAGGGGGGCTGAAAACAATCTGCCGATGATATTCGCTTTAAAGACTGATAGATTGGTTGGAATTGCCGGGTCACCTCGGTTTGAGCTTTACAATACTGATTTTGGGTGGGGAAGGCCAAGAAAGGTGGAGATGATATCCATAGCTAAAACAGGAGCTATATGTCTTACGGATAGTAGAGATGGCGCTGGAGGAATAGAAGTAGGATTGTTTTTGAAGAAACATGAAATGGAAGTGTTTGCTTCATTGTTTTTCAGTGGTCTTGAAGCCCTGTAA